The following are encoded together in the Bacillus sp. V2I10 genome:
- a CDS encoding type III pantothenate kinase, with translation MFLVLDVGNTNTVLGVFESDELKHHWRIETTRNKTEDEFGMLIKSLFEHEGIKLTDIKGIIISSVVPPIMFSLERMCSKYFKQKPLVVGPGIKTGLNIKYENPREVGADRIVNAVAGIHLYGGPLIIVDFGTATTYCYINEEKQYMGGAIAPGINISTEALYSRAAKLPRIEIARPDDIIGKNTVSAMQAGILFGYVGQVEGIVNRMKQQSKAEPKVIATGGLASLIASESNVIEIVDPFLTLKGLQLIYERNSI, from the coding sequence ATGTTTTTAGTATTGGATGTAGGGAATACAAATACCGTTTTAGGCGTTTTTGAGAGTGATGAACTAAAACATCACTGGCGTATTGAAACGACAAGAAACAAAACGGAAGATGAGTTTGGCATGCTGATCAAATCATTATTTGAACATGAAGGTATAAAGCTTACAGATATTAAAGGAATTATTATTTCGTCCGTTGTTCCTCCAATTATGTTCTCGCTCGAGAGAATGTGTTCAAAGTACTTTAAGCAAAAGCCTTTAGTAGTTGGACCGGGAATTAAAACAGGTTTGAACATAAAATATGAGAATCCGCGTGAGGTTGGTGCTGACAGAATTGTTAATGCAGTGGCAGGCATCCATTTATACGGAGGACCTTTGATTATTGTGGACTTTGGTACAGCCACAACCTATTGTTATATCAATGAGGAAAAACAATATATGGGGGGAGCTATTGCCCCGGGAATTAACATTTCAACAGAAGCGTTATATTCAAGGGCGGCTAAACTTCCAAGAATTGAAATTGCAAGACCGGACGATATTATTGGAAAAAATACTGTGAGTGCGATGCAGGCCGGTATTTTATTTGGCTATGTGGGACAAGTAGAAGGCATTGTTAATAGAATGAAACAGCAGTCAAAAGCAGAGCCTAAGGTTATTGCTACAGGAGGACTGGCATCATTGATTGCATCTGAATCGAATGTAATTGAAATTGTCGATCCTTTCCTGACGTTAAAAGGCCTGCAGCTTATTTATGAAAGAAACAGCATTTAA
- the ftsH gene encoding ATP-dependent zinc metalloprotease FtsH: MNRIFRNTIFYLLIFLVVIGVVSFFQGNNTKTEPLTYSTFISELEAGDVEEITIQPLRGVYEVKGKLTNYKEDELFVTHVLSDKALDRVDAAAQGEKTSVKFVPAEETSGWVTFFTSIIPFVIIFILFFFLLNQAQGGGSRVMNFGKSKAKLYSEEKKKVRFKDVAGADEEKQELVEVVEFLKDPRKFAELGARIPKGVLLVGPPGTGKTLLARAAAGEAGVPFFSISGSDFVEMFVGVGASRVRDLFENAKKNAPCIIFIDEIDAVGRQRGAGLGGGHDEREQTLNQLLVEMDGFGGNEGIIMIAATNRPDILDPALLRPGRFDRQITVDRPDLKGREAVLQVHARNKPLDDGVNLKSIAARTPGFSGADLENLLNEAALVAARRNKKKVDMTDIDEATDRVIAGPAKKSRVISQKERKIVAYHEAGHTIIGVILDEADMVHKVTIVPRGQAGGYAVMLPKEDRYFMTKPELLDKITGLLGGRVAEDIVFGEVSTGASNDFQRATGIARRMVTEFGMSDKLGPLQFGQSQGQVFLGRDFNSEQNYSDAIAHEIDMEVQRFIKESYERAKKILTENRDKLELIAQTLLEIETLDAEQIKHLVDHGTLPDRPAADLDKKQEDVKVNILPKKDEEQTSEIHEDRKED, translated from the coding sequence ATGAATCGGATCTTCCGTAATACCATATTTTATTTATTAATCTTTTTAGTGGTTATTGGAGTCGTCAGTTTTTTCCAAGGGAACAATACAAAAACTGAACCATTAACTTACAGCACGTTCATTTCCGAACTTGAGGCTGGAGATGTTGAAGAAATTACCATTCAGCCGCTGCGCGGGGTTTATGAAGTTAAAGGTAAGTTAACTAATTATAAAGAAGATGAGTTATTTGTAACTCATGTATTAAGCGACAAAGCTTTGGACCGTGTGGATGCTGCTGCCCAGGGTGAAAAAACGAGCGTTAAGTTCGTTCCTGCAGAAGAAACCAGCGGATGGGTAACGTTCTTTACATCCATCATTCCTTTTGTCATTATCTTCATTCTCTTCTTCTTCTTGCTTAATCAGGCTCAGGGCGGCGGCAGCCGTGTCATGAACTTTGGTAAAAGCAAAGCTAAGCTTTACAGCGAAGAAAAGAAAAAAGTCAGATTTAAAGATGTTGCAGGTGCAGATGAAGAGAAGCAAGAGCTTGTTGAAGTCGTGGAATTCCTGAAGGATCCACGTAAATTTGCAGAGCTTGGCGCCCGCATTCCTAAAGGTGTTCTTCTTGTAGGACCTCCTGGAACAGGTAAAACGCTTCTTGCACGTGCTGCTGCCGGAGAAGCTGGCGTGCCGTTCTTCTCAATCAGCGGATCTGATTTCGTTGAAATGTTTGTCGGTGTAGGGGCTTCCCGTGTTCGTGACTTGTTTGAGAATGCGAAAAAGAACGCACCGTGTATTATCTTTATTGATGAAATTGATGCAGTTGGCCGTCAGCGCGGCGCTGGTCTTGGCGGAGGCCATGATGAGCGTGAGCAGACCCTTAACCAATTGCTTGTTGAAATGGACGGATTCGGCGGAAATGAAGGAATCATTATGATTGCTGCTACAAACCGCCCTGACATTCTTGATCCTGCTTTATTGCGTCCAGGCCGTTTTGACCGTCAAATTACGGTTGACCGTCCTGATCTTAAAGGTCGTGAGGCAGTGCTTCAAGTACATGCCCGCAACAAGCCTTTAGATGATGGTGTCAATTTAAAATCGATCGCTGCCCGTACACCTGGATTCTCAGGGGCAGATCTTGAAAACCTTCTGAATGAGGCTGCACTTGTTGCTGCCCGCCGCAATAAGAAAAAGGTCGATATGACAGATATTGATGAAGCTACAGACCGTGTAATTGCAGGTCCTGCGAAGAAGAGCCGTGTTATTTCTCAAAAAGAACGCAAAATTGTTGCCTATCACGAGGCAGGGCATACAATTATCGGAGTAATTCTTGATGAGGCTGATATGGTGCACAAAGTAACAATCGTACCACGCGGTCAAGCTGGCGGATACGCTGTTATGCTTCCGAAAGAGGATCGTTACTTTATGACGAAGCCTGAGCTTCTTGATAAAATTACCGGACTACTCGGTGGACGTGTAGCTGAGGACATCGTGTTTGGCGAAGTCAGCACAGGAGCATCCAATGACTTCCAGCGTGCGACAGGCATTGCCCGCCGTATGGTAACAGAGTTTGGTATGAGTGATAAGCTTGGGCCATTGCAATTTGGCCAATCGCAAGGACAAGTGTTTTTAGGACGCGACTTCAACAGCGAGCAGAACTATAGTGATGCCATTGCACATGAAATTGATATGGAAGTGCAGCGCTTCATTAAAGAAAGCTATGAGCGCGCTAAGAAGATTCTTACTGAAAATCGTGACAAATTAGAGCTGATTGCTCAAACACTGCTTGAAATTGAAACACTCGATGCAGAACAGATTAAACACCTTGTGGATCATGGCACATTGCCGGATCGACCAGCTGCTGATCTCGACAAAAAACAAGAAGATGTGAAAGTGAACATCCTCCCAAAAAAGGATGAAGAACAAACATCTGAAATACATGAAGATCGAAAAGAAGATTAA
- the hpt gene encoding hypoxanthine phosphoribosyltransferase, with the protein MKQDIEKVLITEEEISVKVKELGKVLTEEYKDRFPLAIGVLKGAMPFMADLLKNIDTYLEMDFMDVSSYGTSTVSSGEVKILKDLDTSVEGRDILIIEDIIDSGLTLSYLVELFRYRKAKTISIVTLLDKPTGRKADIQADYVCFEVPDAFVVGYGLDYIERYRNLPYIGVLKPEIYQNN; encoded by the coding sequence ATGAAGCAGGATATCGAAAAAGTATTAATCACAGAAGAAGAGATCAGTGTCAAAGTAAAAGAATTGGGCAAAGTGCTTACAGAAGAATATAAAGACCGCTTTCCGCTCGCAATTGGTGTTTTAAAAGGTGCAATGCCTTTTATGGCGGATCTGCTGAAGAACATCGATACATACTTGGAAATGGACTTTATGGATGTTTCGAGTTATGGTACATCTACAGTCTCTTCTGGAGAAGTTAAGATCCTTAAGGATTTGGATACTTCAGTTGAAGGCAGAGACATTCTTATCATTGAAGATATCATCGACAGCGGTTTAACGCTAAGCTACTTAGTAGAGCTTTTCCGTTACCGTAAAGCAAAAACAATCAGCATTGTGACTTTGCTTGATAAACCGACTGGACGCAAAGCTGATATTCAGGCAGATTATGTATGCTTTGAAGTTCCGGATGCATTTGTAGTCGGCTATGGTTTAGATTACATTGAACGCTACCGCAATCTTCCGTATATCGGCGTACTGAAGCCTGAAATTTATCAAAATAACTAA
- the tilS gene encoding tRNA lysidine(34) synthetase TilS translates to MLERFRTFLNVNDINDATVVIGVSGGPDSLALLHLFMRFQQAYQLKIIAAHVDHMFRGSQSEEEMEFVKHYCRSNGVPCEAVQLNVPDFAREHPEMSSQNAARECRYAFYSKVMEKYDGNFLALGHHGDDQVETILMRMTRGGMGASIAGIPEIRDFDSGKIIRPFLSFTKEQILTYCLDQKLAPRFDPSNEKLDYTRNRFRKHILPFLKEENPKVHERFQFFSRTFREDEQFLQELTKEKLNTVLKRKEKNEIELNIEMFKTLPMPLQRRGIQLILNYLYEDIPSSLSSIHIESLQSLLSQKHPSGSLDYPDGLKVIKSYQTCLFTFEQNTDQSYEMQVQIPSSTALPNGYILTCEIADRSPDDLSGNHVFVMPYSSLNKPLLIRTRRQGDKIKLKGMNGTKKVKDIFIDAKVPINKRNSWPVLEDGSGNILWLPGLKKSSFEEYGLSEGDCVVLEYKEQ, encoded by the coding sequence ATGCTAGAACGTTTTCGGACTTTTCTTAATGTTAACGATATAAACGATGCAACCGTTGTGATTGGGGTTTCAGGCGGACCTGATTCGCTCGCCCTTCTTCATTTATTTATGAGGTTTCAGCAAGCTTATCAGCTTAAAATCATTGCTGCTCATGTGGATCATATGTTTAGAGGTTCACAATCCGAAGAAGAAATGGAATTTGTTAAGCACTATTGCCGTTCGAATGGTGTTCCATGTGAAGCTGTTCAGCTGAACGTTCCCGATTTCGCCAGGGAGCACCCTGAAATGAGCTCTCAGAATGCAGCCAGAGAATGCCGCTACGCTTTCTACAGCAAAGTAATGGAAAAGTATGATGGAAATTTTTTGGCTTTAGGGCATCATGGCGATGATCAGGTTGAGACCATTTTAATGAGAATGACTAGAGGCGGAATGGGTGCTTCTATTGCAGGAATTCCTGAAATACGTGATTTTGACAGCGGGAAAATCATTCGTCCTTTCTTATCTTTTACAAAAGAACAAATTCTTACTTACTGCCTTGACCAGAAGCTTGCTCCGCGGTTTGATCCAAGCAACGAGAAACTTGACTATACGAGAAATCGCTTTCGCAAACATATTTTGCCGTTTCTTAAGGAAGAAAACCCAAAGGTTCATGAAAGATTTCAGTTTTTCAGCAGAACATTTAGAGAAGATGAGCAGTTCTTACAGGAATTAACGAAAGAAAAATTGAATACAGTATTGAAAAGGAAAGAAAAGAACGAAATCGAACTGAATATTGAAATGTTTAAAACCCTGCCTATGCCTTTACAAAGAAGAGGTATTCAACTAATATTAAACTATCTTTACGAAGATATTCCATCTTCCCTTTCTTCTATACATATAGAGAGTCTTCAGTCTTTACTCTCGCAAAAACATCCTTCCGGTTCACTTGATTACCCAGACGGTCTAAAAGTAATCAAATCCTATCAAACGTGTTTGTTTACTTTTGAACAAAACACAGACCAGTCATATGAGATGCAGGTGCAGATACCTTCTAGCACAGCCCTCCCAAACGGGTATATCTTAACTTGTGAAATTGCGGACAGGAGTCCTGATGATCTGTCAGGGAACCATGTGTTCGTCATGCCTTATTCTTCTTTGAACAAGCCCTTGCTGATCCGCACAAGAAGGCAGGGCGATAAAATCAAACTGAAAGGCATGAACGGTACGAAAAAAGTAAAAGATATATTTATTGATGCTAAAGTACCGATCAATAAGAGAAACAGCTGGCCTGTTTTAGAAGATGGCAGCGGTAATATCCTCTGGCTTCCCGGCCTTAAGAAATCTTCATTTGAAGAATACGGGTTATCCGAGGGCGATTGTGTTGTACTGGAATATAAAGAGCAATGA
- a CDS encoding serine/threonine-protein kinase, whose product MMNNTSANQTCKVAPGTIIKGKWHHQQYRILKPLGQGATGIVYLAEGKHGLSALKVSENSMSITSEVNVLKHFSKVQGNSLGPALIDVDDWMNPRTQTQVPFYVMEYIKGKQYLDFIHNNGHEWIGVLTIQLLSNLQELHQAGWVFGDLKPENLIVADRPVQLRFIDVGGTTLKGRSIKEFTDFFDRGYWGLGTRKAEAEYDLFAAAMIVINSVYPKRFKKQGDGGGQLNAVIQSNPYLRQHSAVLNNAILGKYKYASEMKQDFLQSLYPKRSRKPPASVRQPAPNQQQKKTRVQVKKKSKVSGWLETVMIIAALCIIYSFYVYHYLM is encoded by the coding sequence ATGATGAACAATACTTCAGCGAATCAAACATGTAAAGTGGCACCAGGCACCATTATTAAGGGAAAGTGGCATCATCAGCAGTACCGGATATTGAAACCTCTTGGTCAGGGTGCTACAGGGATTGTCTATTTAGCGGAAGGAAAACATGGACTTTCAGCTCTTAAAGTAAGTGAGAACAGCATGTCCATTACTTCTGAAGTGAATGTCCTTAAACACTTTTCAAAGGTCCAGGGGAATTCCCTTGGGCCTGCTTTAATTGATGTAGATGATTGGATGAATCCCAGAACCCAAACGCAAGTTCCCTTTTATGTAATGGAATATATTAAAGGAAAGCAATATCTTGATTTTATCCACAACAATGGCCATGAATGGATTGGTGTTTTAACAATTCAGCTTCTCTCGAATCTGCAGGAGCTCCATCAGGCAGGCTGGGTTTTCGGCGATTTGAAACCGGAGAATCTGATTGTGGCTGACAGGCCGGTTCAGCTCAGGTTTATAGATGTTGGAGGAACAACGCTTAAGGGCAGGTCGATAAAAGAGTTTACCGATTTTTTTGATAGAGGGTACTGGGGACTCGGGACCCGCAAGGCGGAGGCGGAGTATGATCTTTTTGCAGCTGCTATGATCGTGATCAATTCTGTTTATCCTAAACGGTTTAAAAAGCAGGGCGACGGAGGCGGTCAGCTGAATGCTGTTATTCAGTCAAATCCTTACTTGCGGCAGCATTCTGCCGTTTTAAATAATGCCATCTTGGGAAAATACAAGTATGCTTCTGAAATGAAACAGGATTTCCTGCAGTCTCTTTATCCAAAGAGGAGCAGAAAGCCCCCTGCCTCAGTAAGACAACCTGCTCCAAATCAACAGCAGAAAAAAACGCGAGTGCAGGTTAAAAAGAAGAGCAAAGTAAGCGGATGGCTCGAAACTGTGATGATTATTGCTGCTTTATGCATTATCTATTCGTTCTATGTTTATCACTATCTCATGTAA
- a CDS encoding VWA domain-containing protein, translated as MNKGKLKQILLITDGCSNHGEDPIAMAALAKEQGISVNVIGIVEENVIDQEAIDEIEGIAVSGGGVSQIVYAHQLSQTVQMVTRQAMTQTLQGVVNSELQQILGKKVTMEELSPEKRGEVMEVVDELGETISMEILILVDMSGSMKPKLPTVKESLLDLSISLNSRIGENQFSVSVFPGKKDEVETILEWTPKLESLSSIFPKLTTGGITPTGPAIRDGIHSFKKKRSLRSLLSDDEQYFSESNM; from the coding sequence ATGAATAAGGGAAAATTAAAACAAATTCTGCTTATAACAGACGGCTGCTCCAATCACGGTGAAGATCCGATTGCGATGGCGGCTCTGGCAAAAGAACAAGGAATTTCAGTGAACGTAATCGGAATCGTAGAAGAAAATGTGATTGATCAGGAGGCGATCGATGAGATTGAAGGGATAGCTGTGTCGGGCGGAGGCGTTAGCCAGATTGTTTATGCTCATCAGCTCTCTCAAACGGTGCAAATGGTAACAAGGCAAGCAATGACTCAAACTCTGCAAGGGGTGGTCAATTCTGAACTTCAGCAAATCCTTGGGAAGAAAGTGACGATGGAGGAGCTTTCGCCTGAAAAACGGGGAGAGGTGATGGAAGTAGTCGATGAGCTTGGAGAAACGATCAGCATGGAGATTTTAATATTAGTAGATATGAGCGGAAGTATGAAGCCGAAGCTGCCGACTGTAAAAGAATCACTTTTGGATTTATCTATCAGCTTAAATTCGAGAATTGGGGAAAATCAATTTTCAGTGTCTGTATTTCCTGGGAAAAAGGATGAAGTTGAAACCATTTTGGAATGGACGCCGAAACTTGAATCTCTCTCCTCTATTTTTCCTAAACTTACAACTGGCGGCATTACACCGACTGGACCGGCTATTCGTGATGGCATCCACTCGTTTAAGAAAAAGCGTTCTTTAAGGAGTTTGCTCTCAGATGATGAACAATACTTCAGCGAATCAAACATGTAA
- the spoIIE gene encoding stage II sporulation protein E yields the protein MEKVERRVIEPITEVNLERTHQWFNRSVHRFGTRLQLLFLHKGLLYVLIGFLLGRALILTEVLPFALPFFGAVLLMKKDKALLSSLALIAGAVTISWQTSLFVTASILIFLIMKKITSLFYKDKMKALPFVVFLSMMLTRIGYFYLQGSLTLYDYMMAGVESGLAFILTLIFLQSLPLISARKYKQSLKIEEIICIMILLASVLTGFVGVSYQELQAEHILSRYIVLLFAFIGGSSIGCTVGVVTGLILSLANVGNLYQMSLLAFSGLLGGLLKEGQKFGAAIGLLIGSLLISLYGEGSTDLMKNLSESLIAIGLFLLTPKAITNKLAKHIPGTNEHTQEQQQYVRKIRDVTAHRVDQFSQVFHALSESFVTFYEKSEESEDQRGTDLFLSTITEKTCQTCFKKERCWVQNFDTTYDFMKTIMHESKENTYHGNRKLKKEFERYCSKPKKVEEAIEQEINYYDANEKLKEQVQESRRLVAEQLMGVSQVMEDFAKEIKRERENHFVQEEQILEALQSFGIEIGHVDIYSLEQGNVDIEMSIPFCNGHGECEKIIAPMLSDILEESVIVKHEECSSYPNGYCHVSFGSSRTYRVDSGVAHAAKGGGLVSGDSYSTIELGFGKYAIAISDGMGNGVRAHFESNETIKLLQKILQSGIEEKVAIKTINSILSLRTTDEIFSTLDLAIVDLQDATCKFLKIGSTPSFIKRGDQIMKIQASNLPMGIIEEFDVDVVGEQLKAGDLLIMMSDGIFEGPKHVENHDLWMKRKIKELETMDPQEVADLIMEEVIRTRAGKIEDDMTVVVAKIDHNTPKWASISTSKHYKKQNVM from the coding sequence ATGGAAAAGGTAGAAAGAAGGGTTATCGAGCCGATTACGGAAGTGAATCTTGAGAGAACGCATCAATGGTTTAATCGTTCAGTTCATCGTTTTGGGACAAGACTGCAGCTGCTCTTTTTGCATAAAGGTCTTCTTTATGTGCTGATCGGCTTTCTGCTGGGAAGAGCACTTATTTTAACTGAAGTACTTCCTTTTGCGCTGCCGTTCTTTGGCGCTGTCCTCTTAATGAAAAAAGATAAAGCGCTATTATCCTCGCTTGCTCTGATCGCAGGAGCTGTCACGATATCGTGGCAGACCTCTCTATTTGTTACTGCCTCTATCCTTATCTTTCTGATCATGAAAAAAATAACCTCTCTTTTCTATAAAGATAAAATGAAAGCATTGCCGTTTGTTGTTTTCCTTTCGATGATGCTGACTAGAATCGGCTACTTCTATCTGCAGGGTTCCCTTACATTGTACGATTATATGATGGCAGGGGTTGAGTCAGGACTTGCTTTTATTCTGACACTTATTTTTCTGCAGAGCTTGCCTCTTATATCAGCCAGGAAGTACAAGCAGTCTCTTAAAATAGAAGAAATCATATGCATTATGATTCTGCTTGCTTCCGTGCTGACCGGTTTTGTTGGGGTCTCCTATCAGGAGCTTCAGGCAGAGCATATTTTATCGAGATATATTGTCCTGCTGTTTGCTTTTATCGGCGGATCGAGCATTGGCTGCACAGTAGGTGTTGTAACCGGCTTAATCTTGAGTCTTGCCAATGTCGGAAATCTCTATCAAATGAGTCTCCTTGCCTTCTCAGGGTTACTTGGAGGGCTCTTAAAAGAAGGTCAGAAGTTCGGGGCGGCCATCGGTTTGTTAATCGGATCTCTGCTGATTTCTCTTTACGGAGAAGGGTCAACCGACCTGATGAAAAACTTATCGGAATCACTCATTGCCATTGGGTTATTTCTATTAACACCAAAGGCAATTACAAATAAATTAGCTAAGCATATTCCAGGAACAAACGAACATACACAGGAACAGCAGCAGTATGTAAGAAAAATCAGGGATGTAACGGCCCATCGGGTAGATCAATTCTCTCAAGTATTTCATGCCCTTTCAGAAAGCTTTGTCACGTTCTATGAAAAAAGTGAAGAGTCAGAAGATCAAAGGGGGACCGACTTGTTTTTAAGCACCATAACTGAAAAAACGTGCCAGACCTGTTTCAAAAAAGAACGGTGCTGGGTGCAGAACTTTGATACAACCTATGACTTTATGAAGACAATTATGCATGAAAGCAAAGAAAATACGTATCACGGTAACCGGAAATTAAAAAAGGAATTTGAGAGATATTGTTCAAAACCGAAAAAAGTAGAGGAGGCTATTGAACAGGAAATTAACTATTACGACGCTAATGAAAAGTTAAAAGAGCAGGTGCAGGAGAGCAGAAGGCTTGTAGCGGAACAGTTGATGGGGGTTTCGCAGGTCATGGAGGATTTTGCAAAGGAAATCAAGCGTGAACGAGAAAATCATTTTGTTCAGGAAGAACAAATTCTTGAGGCGCTTCAAAGCTTCGGGATTGAAATCGGCCACGTAGATATTTACAGCCTGGAGCAGGGAAATGTTGATATCGAGATGAGTATTCCATTTTGCAATGGACACGGGGAGTGCGAGAAGATCATCGCACCAATGCTCTCTGATATTCTGGAAGAGTCAGTGATTGTCAAACATGAAGAATGCTCGAGCTATCCGAACGGATATTGTCATGTATCCTTCGGTTCTTCGAGAACATATAGAGTTGATTCTGGTGTGGCTCACGCGGCAAAAGGAGGAGGTCTTGTTTCCGGAGACAGTTATTCAACGATTGAACTCGGTTTTGGAAAATACGCCATTGCGATCAGTGACGGCATGGGAAATGGAGTGAGAGCTCATTTCGAGAGCAATGAGACAATAAAGCTGCTACAAAAGATTCTGCAGTCCGGAATTGAAGAAAAAGTTGCAATTAAGACAATAAATTCCATTTTATCTCTAAGAACGACGGACGAAATTTTTTCAACGCTCGATTTGGCTATTGTTGATCTGCAGGATGCAACCTGCAAATTTTTAAAGATTGGATCCACACCAAGCTTTATTAAACGCGGCGATCAAATCATGAAAATTCAAGCCAGCAATTTGCCGATGGGAATCATTGAGGAATTTGATGTTGATGTCGTTGGAGAACAGCTGAAGGCGGGAGATCTTCTGATCATGATGAGTGATGGAATCTTTGAAGGGCCAAAGCATGTGGAGAATCATGATTTGTGGATGAAGAGAAAAATAAAAGAATTGGAGACAATGGATCCGCAAGAGGTGGCAGATTTAATTATGGAGGAGGTTATTCGTACGAGAGCAGGCAAGATTGAGGATGATATGACGGTGGTTGTAGCCAAAATCGATCATAATACTCCTAAATGGGCTTCTATTTCAACGTCCAAACATTACAAAAAGCAAAATGTGATGTAG
- a CDS encoding S1 domain-containing RNA-binding protein — protein sequence MSIEVGSKLQGKVTGITNFGAFVELSGGTTGLVHISEVADNYVKDINDHLKVGDEVTVKVINVEKDGKIGLSIKKAIDRPERPERSERPNRSDRPNRSDRPRGRTNTNEFRPKENFEQKMSRFLKDSEDRLSSLKRNTESKRGGRGARRG from the coding sequence ATGTCGATAGAAGTTGGCAGCAAGTTACAGGGTAAGGTAACGGGCATTACAAATTTCGGAGCGTTCGTAGAGCTTTCGGGTGGCACTACAGGACTCGTCCACATCAGTGAAGTTGCTGATAATTATGTGAAAGATATTAACGATCACTTAAAAGTCGGTGACGAGGTAACCGTTAAAGTCATCAATGTAGAGAAAGACGGAAAAATTGGCTTGTCAATTAAAAAGGCAATTGATCGTCCTGAGCGCCCAGAACGTTCAGAACGCCCGAATCGCTCAGACCGTCCAAACCGCTCAGATCGTCCAAGAGGCAGAACGAACACAAATGAATTCCGCCCTAAAGAGAATTTTGAGCAAAAAATGAGCAGATTTTTAAAAGACAGTGAGGATCGCTTATCATCACTTAAACGCAATACAGAATCAAAGCGCGGCGGTCGCGGAGCAAGAAGAGGTTAA
- a CDS encoding septum formation initiator family protein has protein sequence MSLAKDRKITQLQSQYMQQQERKDQILKRRKRGLIRRLTLFGLIAAVTSVIVLTTLISQSSAINEKVHQKKELQTQLTELQKEEKVLEEEIVKLNDDEYIAKIARRDYFLSEDNEIIFTLPKKDKE, from the coding sequence ATGAGTCTCGCTAAAGACCGGAAAATTACGCAGCTTCAATCACAGTATATGCAGCAGCAGGAGCGGAAAGATCAGATATTAAAAAGGCGAAAACGCGGATTGATCAGACGGCTGACATTATTTGGATTGATTGCGGCGGTAACTTCTGTTATCGTATTAACGACTCTTATATCTCAATCCAGTGCCATTAATGAGAAGGTTCATCAAAAGAAAGAACTTCAAACTCAATTAACGGAGCTTCAAAAAGAGGAAAAGGTATTAGAGGAAGAAATCGTAAAGTTGAATGATGATGAGTATATTGCTAAAATTGCTCGTCGGGACTATTTTTTATCTGAAGATAATGAGATTATCTTCACGTTGCCAAAAAAAGATAAAGAGTAG